TTAAAATATACCCTTCACCCTTCACCTCGTCACCCAACACAGCTTCCAAGTCTTCTTTATCGAAGATATTTTCTTATCCTTCGGAGATATTCTGCTATCTTTCGGAGATAATTTCTTATCTATCGGAGTTATCTTTTTATCCTTCGGAGATATTTTCAGAATGATTTCATGGTATTTTCTGTACTTTATTTCCCGAATCCACGCAAATCGCACAAATCGCATAGGTAGGAAACGGAAATGTTGTATCTTTGCAACGTCAATCAGAAGTAATGCTGGATTCCTGAAAAAAACGACATAAAAATTTGGAAGTTAGAATTATCCAGCGTAATTTTGCAGATGAAAATCATAAAACAGAAACAATATGCAAACAAGTAAATACCTATTAGCAACAAAAAGAGATGCCGAATGGGGACTCACCATCAGCACCGTGGGACGAGAAGAAATCGCCCCAGGAGAAGCCTATCCAACAAAAGGACATGCTGACGGATATTACTTCGATCTTCAGAAGGGAAGAATACTCGACGAATACCAACTGCTTTACCAGCCAGAAGGTGAAGGAGTGTTCTGTTCTGCCCATCTCCCGGAAACAAAGATCAAGGCTGGAGACATCTTCCTGCTCTTTCCCGGTGAATGGCATAGCTATCATCCATCAGGCACCAAGGGTTGGAAAAGCTATTGGATCGGCTTCAAGGGCAAGAACATCGACGACCGCGTGAAAGCAGGGTTTCTTTCTCCTGAAAAGCCAATCTACCATGTAGGTTACAGTAACGAGATTATCGCTCTCTACGAAGAGGCTTACAAAACCGCACAGGAAGAGGTTGCTTTTGCACAACAGACTATGGCGGGTATCGTAAACCATCTGATAGGCAAAATGTATTCTCTGGAGAGAAATATCGTGTTGAGCAAGGATACCAAGCATGTTGACATGATCAATAAAGCCCGTTTGCGTATCCGAGAATCGCTTGAAGATACGCTCACCATCCAGGAGATTGCGCAGGAACTGGGCATCAGCTACTCTTCTTTCCGCAAGCTCTTCAAGGAGCATACCGGATTCGCTCCCGCCCTCTATCAGCAGAATCTGAAACTGCAGAGAGCCAAAGAACTGCTGTCTACCACCGACGAGAGCATCAAGGAGATTGCATACCGGCTCAATTTCGAATCGCCTGACTATTTCTCTGCCAAATTCAAAATTCAGACGGGCATGAAGCCATCAGATTTCAGAAATATGACGAGATAGTCAAAAAATAAGGCTCTAAAATCAATTTCTCTTGTTCCATATCCCTTTTTTGGTCTACCTTTGCAAACGTGAACAAATAACAGCAACTTAAAGACAAAATTCATAATGGAACAAAAGAAATACTTCTTCGCGGTAGACTTAGGTGCTACCAGCGGAAGAACCATAGTAGGAAGCTTGTCAGACGGCAAGTTTGACTTAGAGGAGCTGACCCGTTTCGACAACAACCTGATCGAAACAGGCGGTCACTTCTATTGGGATATCTACGCCCTCTACTTTGAGATTATCAAAGGATTGAAACTCGTAGCACAGCGTGGCATCCACATCCAGAGCATCGGTATTGATACCTGGGGATGCGACTTTGTATATGTAGACAAGAACGGAGATATCCTACGCAACCCGATGGCGTATCGCGACCCTCATACCATGGGCATCATGGAGAAATACTTTGATGAGAAAATCAGCAAGGAGAAGGTTTACGAAAAGACCGGCATCCAGTTTATGAATTTCAACTCATTGTTCCAGATGTATGCCATGCGCAAGGCAGGAAACGTGGCTCTGGAGAATGCCGACAAGATTCTCTTCATCCCTGATGCACTGAGCTATATGCTCACCGGCAACGCCATCTGCGAATATACCGTAGCATCTACTTCTCAGATTCTGAATCCGATGACCGGCGATTTCGACATCGACCTCGTGGAAAGTATCGGATTGAAGAGAGAACAGTTTGGCAAGATGACCCATCCTGCTACCATCATCGGCACACTGACCGAAGAGGTACAGAAGATAACAGGACTGAATGCCGTTCCCGTCATCGCAGTAGCAGGTCATGATACAGCCAGTGCCGTAGCAGCCGTTCCTGCCAAGAACGAGGAGTTTGCCTATTTGAGTTCAGGAACCTGGAGCCTGATGGGCATCGAGACCAAGAACGCCATCATCAACGAGAAGAGCTATGAGCTCAACTTCACCAACGAGGGCGGCATTGAGGGCACTACCCGATTCCTGAAGAACATCTGCGGCATGTGGATTTACGAGCGTTGCCGCAAGGAATGGAAAGACGAGGCTGCTGCCAACCAGAAAGATATGACTTGCCTGGGTCATGCAGAACTTATAGCTGAAGCCATGAAGCAGCCAGCCTTCCAAAGCATCATCAACCCGGATGATACCTGTTTTGCCAACCCATCGAGCATGGTAGAAGCCATCAAGCAGTATTGCGAAAAGACCGGTCAGCATGTTCCTCAGAGCTATGGCGAATTCTGCCGCTGCATCTTCGAGAGTCTTGCCCTCCGCTATCGCCAGGTATTCACATGGTTCAAGGATTTCGCCGACATCGACCTCAATGTGCTCCACATCATCGGTGGAGGTTCGCTCAACCAATATCTCAACCAGTTTACTGCCAACAGTTGTGGTGTAACCGTATTGGCAGGTCCTCAGGAAGGCACCGCCATCGGCAACATCATGCTCCAGGCAAAGGCATCGGGCTTGGTAAAGGATATTTGGGAAATGCGCCAGATTATCGCCAACTCGCTGGAGCTTAAGACATTCGAGCCACAGAACAAGGAAGCATGGGATGCGGCTTACGAGAAGTTTTTAAAGGTAAAAAAGTAAAAGGGTAAAAAGGTAAAAATAAACAATAATAACAAAATACATAAAAACAATGAAAGCAGATTTGATTTTAAAGAATTACGAGATTGCAAAGGAGCGCTATGCTGCTCTGGGTGTAGATACAGACAAGGCTATTGAGACTTTGGAGAAAACTCCTATCTCTCTGCACTGCTGGCAGGCTGACGATGTAGTTGGCTTCGAGCGCGGCGAGGCTGCTTCTGGTGGTATCCAGAGCACTGGTAACTATCCTGGCAAGGCTCGCAACATCGACGAACTCCGTCAGGACATCGAGAAGGTGAACTCTCTCCTGGCTGGTACTTTCCGTCTCAACCTTCATGAGATTTACGGTGAGTTCGGTGGCAAGCAGATTGACCGTAACGAGGTAACCGTAGACCAGTTTACAGGCTGGATGCAGTGGGCTAAGGAGCAGAACATGAAGCTCGACTTCAACTCTACTTCTTTCTCTCACCCTAAGAGTGGCAGCCTCTCATTGTCAAATCCTGCCCCAGCTATCCGCGAGTTCTGGATTGAGCACACCAAGCGTTGCCGCCGCATTGCAGACGCTATGGGTAAGTTCCAGAACGACCCATGTATCATGAACATCTGGGTACACGATGGTTCTAAGGACATCACTGTAGAGAAGGGACGCTATCGTGAGATTTTGAAGAACTCTCTCGATGAGATCTTAGCAGAGGAGTTGCCTAACATGAAGTCTTGTCTCGAAGCTAAGCTCTTCGGTATTGGCTTGGAGGCTTACACCGTAGGTTCTCACGACTTCTACGCTGGCTACTGCGCTAAGAACAACGTGATGTACACTCTCGATACAGGTCACTATGAGCCAACAGAGAACGTATCTGATGCAGTTTCTGCACTCCTGCTCTTCGTTCCTGAGCTGATGCTCCACGTATCTCGCCCAATGCACTGGGATTCAGACCACGTAACCCTCTTCGATGACAACACACGCAACCTCTTCTCAGAGTTGGTTCGTGCCAACGCACTCGACCGTGCTCACATCGGTCTCGACTACTTCGACGGTTCTATCAACCGCATCGGTGCTTACATCATCGGTGTTCGTGCTGCCCAGAAGTCATTGTTGCAGGCATTCCTTGAGCCACTTGATACCCTCCGCAAGTACGAGGACGAGGGCAAGCTCTTCCAGCGCCTGGCTCTCCTCGAAGAAGAGAAGACATTGCCATTCGGTGCAGTATATGATTACTTCAACTTGAAGAACAACATCCCTGTTGGCGAAGAGTACATCGCAGACATCGAGAAGTACGAGGCTGAGGTACTCGCAAAGCGAGTTTAAGAACGATTTAACTGAAGAGTGAAGAACGAAGAACGAAGAATTCAATAGTCTTATGGCTAAAAAAACACATGAATTCTTCACTCTTCGTTCTTCACTCAAAATCGCTCTTCACTTAATTACTAAACAATATGGAAATATTAATAGGACTTTTAATCATAGCCATCGGCGCATTCTGCCAGTCCAGCTGTTACGTTCCAATCAACAAGATTAAGGATTGGAGTTGGGAATCCTACTGGGTAGTTCAGGGTGTGTTCGCATGGCTTATTTTGCCTTTCTTAGGCGCAATGCTCGCTGTTCCAAGCGGCCATTCCTTCTTTGAATTATTCGACGGTTATGGCTTCAACGTAGCAATGACCATGCTCTTCGGTGTACTCTGGGGCATAGGTGGACTGACCTTCGGTCTTTCCATGCGCTATCTGGGAGTAGCATTGGGACAGAGCATCGCCTTGGGAACCTGTGCAGGTCTCGGCACCATCATGGGACCTGTATTGCTCAACATCTTCTTCCCGGAGATGGACGCCCTCTCATCGCTTACTTTCAGCGTAATTCTCGGCGTGGTAGTCACTCTTCTCGGTATCGCCATCATCGGTGTGGCAGGTAGTATGAAGGCGGCATCGCTCTCAGAAGAAGAGAAGAAGGCGGCAGTAAAGGACTTCAACTTCCCTAAGGGACTTGCCATCGCCTTGCTGGCTGGTTTCATGAGCGGCTGCTTCAATGTGGGTCTCGCCTTCGGTTCCGATATCCATTTCGGCAGTTTCACTCCTGATATGTACAAGACCTTGCCAGCCACCTTCCTGGTTACCCTAGGTGGTTTCATCACCAATGCCATCTACTGTTTCTATCAGAACACCAAGAATCATACTTGGAGCGATTACAAGAACCAGGAGGTTTGGAGCAATAACATTCTCTATTGTGCCTTGGCTGGTGCCTTGTGGTACAGCCAGTTCTTCGGACTGTCACTGGGCAAGGGGTTCCTCACCGAATCTCCTACCCTCATGACCCTATCGTTCTGCATTCTGATGGCGCTCAACGTAGTATTCTCGAATGTATGGGGCATCATCCTAAAGGAATGGAAAGGCTGCTCAAAGAAGACCATCTCCGTATTAATTGTCGGCATCATCGTCTTGATTATCTCAAGCTTCTTGCCACAACTTATATAACAAAAAAGGAACCCCGAGTATTTCACAATGCTCGGGGTCTTTTTACTAAACTTAATTATCTAAACCAAAAATTCTTATAGAAAACAATCTTTAAAACTTATTTCTTTATCTAAAGCCTATATTATCTTGGCAAATTAAATGCCTTGGTCATCTCAGCCATTTCCTCCTGGCTCATACCATCAGGCTCGAATCCCATGCACTTGGAATCGATGTAAATCTTGGCGCTCTTAGAGAGTACGTCAATCTGGTCGAAGGCATCCATCACGTCCAAGCCCTTGGCAAAGACACCATGCTTCTCCCACATCACTACATCATAATCCTCCAACTCCTTCAAGGTCTCCTCAGCAAGCTTCAAACTGCCTGGCAACTGATAAGGAACGATACCCAAACCGAGTGGACAGAAAGCCTTGGTCTCTGGAATCATGCTCCAGAGCAGGTTGCTCAACACATCCCTGCCCATGAACTTCTTGTTGTGGCTCATGGCGATAAGCTCGATAGGGTGAGTATGAACAGTAGCCTTATAGTTGGAACCCTTCTCGATGAGACGGGCATGAACGCTCAAGTGACTAGGCAACTCAGATGTTGGCATTACAGGATTATTTGCGATGATAACATAGCTGGCGCAATCGTCGAGGATGCGGATGATAGAACCGTTCTCCATAGGCCAGCGAGCCAAGTCGCGCATACGCTTACCTGTACCCTTGCAGAAGAAATAGCAACCTTTTAAGGCTGGCAATGCTGTACCAATCTGCTTTACTTCGCTGATGGCAGGCAAAGCCTTGATTTCGTCATCAACCAAGTCGGTAACGTTTACAGTGATGTTACCACCATTACGCTCAGCCCAACCATTCTGCCAGAGGTATCCAGCAACTTCAGCTATCTTCTCGACCTCCTTTTTCAAGGCAGGACGACCTTCTAAAACACTATTCATATTAATCTTGTTATTAGCTTATTTAAAATTTCTGCTGCAAAAGTAATCATTTCCGCCCATATCCAACCTATTCTTTTGATATTTGGGCTATGACATTTGGCATAACCCTCAAAATCGTGAAAAATGCAGAAAGCGGCTTCTTGCATCACGCAAGAAAACCGCCCTTTTCATTCTACATGTCAATAGAGAATACATACCCTATCGCTGAGATGAGATTTATGCTCTTTTTCATTGAGTTGAGATATATGCTCTTATTATAACCTGAGATTGATATTCTACTTTACTTCTTTTTCCCTGGGGTTGCATCTTTCCAAAGAGAGAATTTTACAGGGACCATATATCTTACACTTACAGGTTTACCATTCTGTGTACCCGGAGTCCACTTAGGCATTCCCTTCACGACTCTCAATGCCTCAGCATCAAGTTCCGGATCTATAGATTTGGCTATCTTGGCATGCGTAACGCTGCCATCCTTCTAGACGATAAAGGTTACGATCACACGACCCTGCTTTTTGGCCTTGACTGCGGAAGCAGGATATTTGATGTTATCAGCCAGATACTTCATCAACATTAACTGACCACCAGGAAAAAACGGCATCGTCTCTGGTATATCATACACTACGCTCTTAGTCGTATCGGCAGGAGCTGTCGCATCAGAAGTCTTTGCTTCCGCCTTCAGTTCAGCTTCCGCCTTTGCCAATTCTGCAGCCTCGGCAGCTTTCATTTCAGCCGTCTCTGATGGGTTCATCATCTCGACAGCATCCTTTGCCATCGGATTCGCCACAGCCACATCAGCATTCAGAGCCTGCTCAGTCTTCTGCTGAACCTCAGCTACTACTGGAATCTGCTCGCCAATCTCACGAGCCACACTCTCGATGTTGCTCACCATGAGCAACACTCCTGCCAAAGGTGCGAAAAGGAGGTACTTCGCCTTGCCTATTTCACTTGTTCTACGTTTGTTCATCATTTTAATTCTTTTTTTAAGAGGTAATAAATTAAAATTATTGGCAATCTTGGTCGATTCATTCGGCTGTCGATATGCCAAACCTAGAAGGTGATACTGATAGGATTTGCGCGCGTTGCCATCAGATAAAACACTTTCATCGGCTAAATATTCCAAATTCATTCTTACTTCCTGCTTCATCAGCCAGGCAAACGGATTAAACCAGCAGGCGATGGAGAAAAGCTCAGAGAAGAGGGTATCCAGGGAATGGAGAACCGAAACATGGGTGCATTCATGAACCATCACTTCATGCAACTGCCTACCCTCCAGGGTAGATGGATACAAAAACACCCAGCGGAAGAAGGAGAACGGACTCCCCTCGCCCTTGAGCAGATGTACCGTGATGCCTTCCACCTCTTGTTTCCGGGAAATAACCACAAGGCGGATGATGCTGAAGAGCTGCCATACCAACCGCAATGAGAGGACGGCTACTCCTACCCAATAGATGCCCAGCAGCATATCCATCCAGGTTATGCCGGAAGCCTGAGCCTTTACAACCACCACGGGATAAAACGTGTCGGCATATACATTCGCCATACTCACCATCGTAGGGGTATCGCGTACCCAATATTCCAGATTGAGCGCCGGAACCATCAGGGCGACGGCATAGATGAGCCAGAGGGTAAGGCGGCGAAGACCGAAGAAGGTATCGCGGCTCACCGTGAGGCGATAAAACCCATAAAGGAGCATCAGGGCTACATTGATTTTTATAAGATATATTGCCATACAGTTTCGATTTTTGTTTGAAATGAACTTAATAATTATTCTTCCGAAAGCTTGATTTATTCAGCAAAGTTCTCGAGTTATTCTTCCGAATTCTCGATTTCACGGATGATATCCTTGAGGTCCTCAGGACTGATTTTCTCGTCCTTGGCAAAGAAGGAAACCATTTCCTTGAAGGAATTCTTGAAGTAATTGTTCACGAAACCCGACAGGAACTTCCGCTTGTAATCGCTCTCGGCTATGAGTGGAGAATAGACATAACCCTTACCATCCCGCTCCGCCTTGACATATTCCTTGCGCTTCAGATTGTTCACAATAGAAGCCACTGTAGTATAAGGTGGACGAGGTTCTGGCAACAGTTCCATAATCTGTTTCACGGCACATCGTCCCAATTGCCATATCCGAAGCATAATATCTTCTTCCTGATTCGTCAGCTTTTCCATATTTCTATCTTTATTCTTTTAAATTCAACATTCTTGTTTCTAAATCACGCTGCAAATCTACGAACTTTTCGTATAAGTAAAAAACAACCTACGTTAAAAAACATAAATTCAACTACATTTTAACGTTTTACGAGCTTTTCGTAATACTAAAACATAGAAAATTACGAGTTTATCGTAGATTACATATAAAAAGAACCAATATATAATAATACACGATCAGTGCCAGTGCAACAACATCTCCATCAAGAACATCCAGATGGATTGCGACAACTTCTTCGATGTGGGTAAGAGCGATAAATACCGCCTAGTAGATTTCACCTTCCAGGATATCACCTGCACCGACAAGAAGATGGCATTCGATGCCAACCTTATCGAGAACACCATAGCGAAGAAAGTGAATATCACTCCTCGCGAAAAGAGCAACGGATTGAAGACCACCGGCGATGCCGACGGGTTGAAATAACACATACATTTTATAGAAAGTAATACAGAATTGAGTACTGAAACGAGCTTAATTTGCAAGAATAAGGCGCGTTTTGTTTTTTTATATCCCTCCTTATTTCTTTTTATCTCTTAAAATTAGGCATTTCCAAATATTTTGCTTAATTTTGCCTGCAAAATAATTTTGAGTAAGAAAATGATAGATATAAAAGGTATAACCAAGAGCTTCGGCTCCCTGCAGGTGCTTAAGGGCATCGACCTGCATATTGACAAGGGCGAGGTGGTAAGTATCGTCGGACCTAGTGGTGCCGGGAAGACTACACTTCTCCAGATTATCGGTACCCTCGACAAGCCTGATAGTGGCAGCATCATGGTTGATGGCATCGATGTAAGAAGCCTCAGCATCAAGAAACTGAGCGATTTCCGCAACCAGCATCTCGGTTTCGTATTCCAGTTCCACCAACTTCTCCCTGAGTTCACCGCCTTGGAGAACATCATGATTCCTGCCTTCATTGCAGGCAAGAGCCGAAAAGAAGCCAAGGAGCGTGCCGAGGAGTTACTGGCGTTCATGGGCTTGAGCGATAGAGCCAGTCACAAGCCTGCCGAGTTATCTGGTGGTGAGAAACAGCGTGTAGCCGTGGCGAGAGCTTTGGTCAATAATCCTGCCGTCATCCTTGCCGATGAGCCATCAGGAAGTCTCGACACCAAGAACAAGGCTGAGCTTCACCAGCTCTTCTTCGACCTCAGAGACAAGTTCGGCCAGACTTTCGTCATCGTAACTCATGATGAGGGCCTTGCTGCCATCACCGACCGCACCATCCATCTCAAGGATGGAATGATTGAGAAGACGGTGGAAGCAGGAGCTGCTGATAGCCAGGAAGAAACTGCAGAAGTTGCAGAAGCCCCAACAACAGAAGAAAAAACTGAAGATAATATTATATGGCAAAAAAGATAAAACTCGGCGATTACAATCGCCTTCGCATCGTAAAGAAAGTTGATTTCGGTCTGTATCTCGATGGTGGCGACGAGGGAGAAATCCTCCTTCCATCCCGCTACGTACCTGAAGACGCAGGCATCGGCGACGAGTTGGATGTCTTCATCTATCTCGATCAGGAAGAGCGCCTCATAGCAACCACCGAAACTCCTTTGGCAAAGGTGGGCGATTTCGCCTATCTCGAAGTGAAATGGGTCAACGAATACGGAGCCTTCCTGGGCTGGGGGCTGATGAAGGACATCTTCTGCCCATTCCGCGAGCAGAAGAAACGTATGTTGCTCGGCAACTCCTACATCGTGCATATCCACATCGATGAGGAGAGCTACCGCATCGTTGCCTCTGCCAAGATTGAGCGTTATCTCAACGAAGACCATCCTCACTACAAGCATGGTGACGAGGTGGATCTCCTCATCTGGCAGAAGACCGACCTGGGCTTCAAGGTTATCATCGACAACCAGTATCCGGGTCTGCTCTATCAGGACCAGATTTTCCAGTACATCCATACGGGTGACAAGATGAAGGGCTACATCGGAAGAGTTCGTCCTGACGGAAAGATAGACGTCACCCTGCAGAAAACCGGCATCCAGCAGACTGCCGATTTCGCCGAAACCCTCTACCAGTATCTCCTGGACAACGATGGCGAGTGTAACCTTGGCGACAAGAGCGAGGCCGACGACATCTACGAGCGTTTCCACGTGAGCAAGAAGGTTTACAAGCGTGCCGTGGGCGACCTCTACAAGAAGCGCCTCATCACCGTAAGCCCGATGAGCATCCGATTGGCAGAATAAAGCAGATTAGAAGTATATATAATTAAGGTGGACAATGCTTTTTAAAAATAGCAATGTCCACCTTAATTATATAGAAAGCAATAAGCTAATTGAATTATTCATACGCTTATGTTACAAATCAGTGAGAAAGATACGACTTTTTAGTATTACTTTATAGACAGATATGTTAAAACAAGCAGAACATAAAAAATAGTTTATGTAATGTTTGGTTATTAAAAGAGTTTTATGTACCTTTGCATCGTGATCAGCTAACATGATATACTACAATTAAAAATTCAACAAATGAATGAAGAAGAGTTAGAAAAGCAGATTAGAATAAAGAAAAAACTGCTTAGTGATTACATCAGATTGAGAGATGCATACAACATTGATGACGAAACTTATTGGAAGTTTACAGACAGCGTTTTAGACCAGCTTTCAGATCTGATTAAGAAAAGAAAAAAGAATTAAGAAATCCCATCCTTCGGGATTTGGGAGAGGATTAAAAAACAAGATAAGATATGAATAATAACACAGATTTACTTAAAGAATACGCTTCTCTTGCAGGTAAGGAAGACGAAAAGAGCGAAACTCGAAAAACTGAGATTTTAAACTACATCAAATTACATGCTGATGATAGTGACAGAGAGGAGGCTAAGGCTTTCATAAACCAAAAGATGGAACAGCTTCAGAGTGAAGTTCTAACATTGCGTGACCAACTTGCAGAGGATGATTACAAGTTGCTGCCACTTAGATACATCGCACAAAAATACTTCGGCAAAAGTGCTGCATGGCTCTCTCAGCGTCTCAACGGCTCAGAGGTTCGTGGTCATGTTTACACGCTCAATGCAGAGCAGAAAAGCATTTTCAATCGTGCCGTTCAGGAAATAGGACAACGCATCAGCTCTTTGCAGTTGGCATAGGGTTAACTTTATCACACAAACGTCTCCGACACGATTCCGTGCTGGGGACTTCTTATGCTTTTTGTCTTGCTTCCAAGCCTCCAGTTTACTGATGATATTTCGTCTAAACATACGCATTTGTTTCAAATCAGGGGCAAAGATACTACTTTTTTGTCGTAAATCAGCGGCAATAGCGTTAAAGTTTGTTGTAAATCAGGGGCAACTAGGCATATCATTTAAAAAGGTGGCGCATCAAATGAGATGCGTCACCTTTATTTTCTTATACGGTTTACCACCCAAACCAAGGGCAGCCATCGTATGATCCTTGATAATCAACTCGCCTTTCTGCAAACCAGCTATCGCCGACTTGATTTCCTGGAAGTCTTTACCCGACACACCAAAGAGATCCTTGATGATACTGTCAGAAATCGTCTGCTGCTTCATAATGAGCGGATACTGTGCATTGGCATAGAAATCGAAAAACTTACTCTTGTAACTATCCATGTTTTGAGTGGCAAAGATGATGCTCAATCCCTTGTTTCTACCCACTGCTATCAGATTGCGAAGCGGCTGATTATCGAAGTCCAGCATATAGTGAGCCTCATCGATAATCGTGAAGTGGCGAATCTGTACATAATCCTCATTAACCGCCTGCTTCGGCAACAGCTCATAGATATTATTGAGCTTAGAAATGATGAAATACACGATAGCCCTGGCTATCGGACCATCTTTCGGGAAAGCATCCATCTTCACGACAAAACACTCATCTATCAGATTCGCCTTATCTTCCGATGCAAACAGATGATTGCGAATCAACTGCTTCAAAACCGAAGTGATGCTGTCATCCTTATCCGGATTCTGCATTCTTTGCTGATACTTCATCAGCATCAGCTCAAAAGTGATAGGCTTGCCTGCCGTCTGCTTATAAGCCTCAACAATAGCTTCACTCAGTCGATTACTCATGGATGCGCTCACCGTTGCACGATCTACAGCGCAGAGTGCACCAGCCATCTCCGTGGAATAGAGATTGATTTCGTTGATGGTCCTGCCCGTAAAATCCTTGAACGGCGTGAAAGGCAATGGCGCAACCACAGGATCGAGAATGCAACTCCTATCTACATCGAAGTGAACAAGCCAACTAGCATTCGACGGGTCTGAGAATTCACCCTTATAATCGAACAAAAGGAAGTTGACGGGATAAGGCGTTTCCGTGGAGAGATTACGAAACTGCTGAATCAACACAGCCAGAAGATTGGTCTTACCTGAACCCGTGGTACCAGCCACCAGAATCTGTGCATTCGATACCGAACGCCCGTTGATATTCAGTTTCGCTTCCATATCCTCTGCATACTCGCCTATCAGCAACTCCAGGGCAGGAATGCCACTTCCGCCATGTCGCCTGTCGCTGGCAGCAAAGAGGAAAGCATTCAGATTCTCATCTTCCGAAAGATAAGCGATACCCCGATAGATTTCCTTCGCCACGATGCGACCCACGATACTGGCATTCTGCCAATCCACCTCACAATCTCTATATCTCAACTTCAACAAAGCCGAAAAAAGCGACTTCTTATTGTCCTTGGTAAAGAAACTAGGCATGATGCGCTGAGAAGATTTCGACAATACGATTTCTCCCAAACCATCCACACTTCTCTTCTCCGTTAAGCTCAAACTGGCTATCAGGCAGATTCGCATCACCTTATTCAGGGTTAGCATGGCATCCCTCTCCCCTTCCACTTGCCGCGAAAGGTTCAAACGCTTCTCCAGTTTCTCCTTCAAAGGCATGATGGCTTCTACCATACCTTCTGCCTGTCGTATATTCTCTAATGCTACTTCCATATTTATATTGCTCCGTCAATATGAAACATTATTCATTACACATTACTCCAAAGTATCCTTCCTCCACGTGGGTGCTCTGACTTTCCACATCTCTTACCAGTGTATAAGAACGGGAAAGGAATGGTTCCAGCTTCATGTAATCCTTATCCTTTCTGATTTCCGAAGTGGTGCAGAGCAGGATGGTTTGCTCGGCAAGTCCCGGGAAGTATTCTTCCATCAGCACATCACGGCTCTCCTCATCCAATACGCC
This Segatella copri DSM 18205 DNA region includes the following protein-coding sequences:
- a CDS encoding L-rhamnose/proton symporter RhaT, whose amino-acid sequence is MEILIGLLIIAIGAFCQSSCYVPINKIKDWSWESYWVVQGVFAWLILPFLGAMLAVPSGHSFFELFDGYGFNVAMTMLFGVLWGIGGLTFGLSMRYLGVALGQSIALGTCAGLGTIMGPVLLNIFFPEMDALSSLTFSVILGVVVTLLGIAIIGVAGSMKAASLSEEEKKAAVKDFNFPKGLAIALLAGFMSGCFNVGLAFGSDIHFGSFTPDMYKTLPATFLVTLGGFITNAIYCFYQNTKNHTWSDYKNQEVWSNNILYCALAGALWYSQFFGLSLGKGFLTESPTLMTLSFCILMALNVVFSNVWGIILKEWKGCSKKTISVLIVGIIVLIISSFLPQLI
- the rhaB gene encoding rhamnulokinase; translation: MEQKKYFFAVDLGATSGRTIVGSLSDGKFDLEELTRFDNNLIETGGHFYWDIYALYFEIIKGLKLVAQRGIHIQSIGIDTWGCDFVYVDKNGDILRNPMAYRDPHTMGIMEKYFDEKISKEKVYEKTGIQFMNFNSLFQMYAMRKAGNVALENADKILFIPDALSYMLTGNAICEYTVASTSQILNPMTGDFDIDLVESIGLKREQFGKMTHPATIIGTLTEEVQKITGLNAVPVIAVAGHDTASAVAAVPAKNEEFAYLSSGTWSLMGIETKNAIINEKSYELNFTNEGGIEGTTRFLKNICGMWIYERCRKEWKDEAAANQKDMTCLGHAELIAEAMKQPAFQSIINPDDTCFANPSSMVEAIKQYCEKTGQHVPQSYGEFCRCIFESLALRYRQVFTWFKDFADIDLNVLHIIGGGSLNQYLNQFTANSCGVTVLAGPQEGTAIGNIMLQAKASGLVKDIWEMRQIIANSLELKTFEPQNKEAWDAAYEKFLKVKK
- the rhaD gene encoding rhamnulose-1-phosphate aldolase — protein: MNSVLEGRPALKKEVEKIAEVAGYLWQNGWAERNGGNITVNVTDLVDDEIKALPAISEVKQIGTALPALKGCYFFCKGTGKRMRDLARWPMENGSIIRILDDCASYVIIANNPVMPTSELPSHLSVHARLIEKGSNYKATVHTHPIELIAMSHNKKFMGRDVLSNLLWSMIPETKAFCPLGLGIVPYQLPGSLKLAEETLKELEDYDVVMWEKHGVFAKGLDVMDAFDQIDVLSKSAKIYIDSKCMGFEPDGMSQEEMAEMTKAFNLPR
- a CDS encoding energy transducer TonB, which codes for MAKSIDPELDAEALRVVKGMPKWTPGTQNGKPVSVRYMVPVKFSLWKDATPGKKK
- a CDS encoding AraC family transcriptional regulator, translating into MQTSKYLLATKRDAEWGLTISTVGREEIAPGEAYPTKGHADGYYFDLQKGRILDEYQLLYQPEGEGVFCSAHLPETKIKAGDIFLLFPGEWHSYHPSGTKGWKSYWIGFKGKNIDDRVKAGFLSPEKPIYHVGYSNEIIALYEEAYKTAQEEVAFAQQTMAGIVNHLIGKMYSLERNIVLSKDTKHVDMINKARLRIRESLEDTLTIQEIAQELGISYSSFRKLFKEHTGFAPALYQQNLKLQRAKELLSTTDESIKEIAYRLNFESPDYFSAKFKIQTGMKPSDFRNMTR
- a CDS encoding L-rhamnose isomerase is translated as MKADLILKNYEIAKERYAALGVDTDKAIETLEKTPISLHCWQADDVVGFERGEAASGGIQSTGNYPGKARNIDELRQDIEKVNSLLAGTFRLNLHEIYGEFGGKQIDRNEVTVDQFTGWMQWAKEQNMKLDFNSTSFSHPKSGSLSLSNPAPAIREFWIEHTKRCRRIADAMGKFQNDPCIMNIWVHDGSKDITVEKGRYREILKNSLDEILAEELPNMKSCLEAKLFGIGLEAYTVGSHDFYAGYCAKNNVMYTLDTGHYEPTENVSDAVSALLLFVPELMLHVSRPMHWDSDHVTLFDDNTRNLFSELVRANALDRAHIGLDYFDGSINRIGAYIIGVRAAQKSLLQAFLEPLDTLRKYEDEGKLFQRLALLEEEKTLPFGAVYDYFNLKNNIPVGEEYIADIEKYEAEVLAKRV